In Populus trichocarpa isolate Nisqually-1 chromosome 7, P.trichocarpa_v4.1, whole genome shotgun sequence, the following proteins share a genomic window:
- the LOC7466799 gene encoding mediator of RNA polymerase II transcription subunit 18, which produces MECVVQGIIETQHVEALEILLQGLCGVHKEHLRVHELYLKSGPNLGHVTSEVRLLCNLEHPEPWTVKHVGGALRGAGAEQISVLVRNMVESKASKNVLRLFYALGYKLDHELLRVGSAFHFKRGAWITVTVSSINKMLKLHAIDDTVPVTLGIQVVEVTAPATSENYSEVAAAVSSFCEYLAPLLHLSKPGVSTGVVPTAAAAAASLMSDGGGTTL; this is translated from the exons CATGTAGAGGCCCTTGAGATTCTTCTTCAAGGTCTTTGTGGTGTTCATAAAGAACACCTACGGGTCCATGAATTATACCTTAAAAGTGGTCCAAACCTTG GGCATGTGACTTCAGAGGTTCGACTGTTGTGTAATCTTGAGCATCCTGAACCCTG GACGGTCAAACATGTTGGGGGTGCACTGAGGGGTGCTGGTGCTGAGCAAATCTCAGTTCTGGTCAGGAATATGGTAGAAAGCAAAGCAAGCAAGAATGTGCTTCGATTGTTTTATGCACTTGGCTACAAATTAGACCATGAGTTGCTAAGAGTTGGATCCGCCTTCCATTTCAAAAGGGGTGCTTGGATAACTGTCACAGTGTCTTCTATTAATAAGATGCTAAAACTACATGCCATTGATGATACTGTGCCAGTAACCCTTGGTATACAGGTGGTAGAAGTAACAGCTCCTGCAACGTCTGAAAATTATTCCGAAGTTGCTGCTGCAGTGTCGTCTTTCTGCGAATATCTTGCACC GCTTCTGCACTTGTCAAAACCAGGTGTTTCAACAGGGGTTGTTCCTACCGCCGCAGCCGCCGCTGCATCTCTTATGTCAGATGGTGGAGGCACAACCTTGTAG